From a single Lentisphaera profundi genomic region:
- a CDS encoding glycoside hydrolase family 32 protein, translated as MKLFFMKPMEVKSVAIFMAIICLSSFSAFAADREIKLTGKYLLIPIANHDAKIRPGKLTVSVDDVLIFSCGAKTAAKEGQIAWWAHIDLSEYKGKTVKVSHPNSKHFMSSDEIKNTMPLYQEKGRPQIHFSQMRGWNNDTNGMVYYDGEYHLMWQSNPMGNNMGNQMWGHAVSKDLVHWQELPLALRGFGKGVEKRHASMADGACYSGSAFVDHNNTLGKQKGKTKTIVAAFTDTKLGESLAYSTDKGRTFTLLREHNPVYTHKKIGRDPKIIWHEPTKSWVMVVFAIKEGARNSGMQFLVSKDLVKWEETCFVKGFNECPEFFQLPVDGDKNKMKWVLMGADANYMVGDFNGREFKSTGKGKMDTIHGCYAGQCFSHAPDGRVIYVGWVRTLKLGKDLPFNQGFTLPLELTLRTSQRGQRLFASPVKDLEVLRDKELSSLKNKTLSGAENKVVLSPKQKLVEFNVTIKADDQAEELIFSFDGVPLRYNFKRGGFIPENGKPHGRSGFSLDGTPRNFELRVYIDEASVEIFAEEGSAYFILPRSAETVGEPVKEISMTVNGGSATIKSMTVHKLKSIWKKSNQKEVDRSE; from the coding sequence GTGAAATTATTTTTTATGAAACCAATGGAAGTGAAATCAGTTGCGATTTTCATGGCAATTATATGCCTAAGCTCTTTTAGTGCCTTCGCAGCAGATCGAGAGATCAAACTTACCGGCAAATACCTGCTGATTCCTATAGCAAATCATGATGCAAAAATCCGACCGGGGAAATTAACGGTCAGTGTCGATGACGTTTTGATTTTTTCTTGCGGAGCTAAGACTGCAGCCAAGGAAGGCCAAATCGCCTGGTGGGCACATATAGACCTAAGTGAATATAAAGGCAAAACAGTAAAAGTGTCTCATCCAAACTCTAAGCACTTTATGAGCTCAGATGAGATTAAAAATACCATGCCCTTGTATCAAGAAAAGGGGCGTCCACAGATTCACTTCAGCCAGATGCGTGGCTGGAATAACGACACCAATGGCATGGTCTACTATGACGGTGAGTACCACCTCATGTGGCAATCCAATCCGATGGGCAATAATATGGGCAATCAGATGTGGGGGCATGCCGTCAGTAAAGACCTGGTTCACTGGCAGGAACTCCCGTTAGCCCTGCGCGGCTTTGGCAAAGGTGTGGAGAAGCGCCACGCGTCAATGGCAGATGGGGCCTGTTATTCAGGTAGTGCATTTGTTGACCATAACAACACCCTTGGAAAACAAAAAGGTAAAACAAAAACTATCGTCGCAGCGTTCACCGACACGAAACTTGGAGAATCTCTTGCCTATTCAACGGATAAAGGTCGCACCTTTACACTCTTGAGGGAGCACAACCCAGTATATACTCACAAGAAGATCGGCCGGGACCCCAAAATCATCTGGCATGAACCAACTAAGAGTTGGGTGATGGTGGTCTTTGCTATTAAAGAAGGTGCTAGAAATAGTGGAATGCAGTTCCTCGTTAGTAAAGACTTAGTAAAATGGGAAGAAACCTGCTTTGTAAAGGGATTCAACGAGTGTCCGGAATTCTTTCAGTTACCTGTCGATGGTGACAAGAACAAAATGAAGTGGGTCCTTATGGGCGCAGATGCCAATTATATGGTGGGAGATTTTAACGGTCGTGAATTTAAGAGTACAGGCAAGGGCAAGATGGATACGATTCACGGTTGTTATGCCGGACAATGCTTCTCTCATGCTCCCGACGGACGCGTCATCTATGTCGGTTGGGTTAGAACACTTAAGCTTGGAAAAGACCTTCCCTTCAACCAGGGATTCACCCTGCCACTGGAATTGACTTTGAGGACAAGCCAAAGGGGGCAGAGATTATTTGCAAGTCCGGTTAAGGACTTGGAAGTCTTGCGCGATAAAGAGTTAAGTTCACTGAAGAATAAAACTCTCTCTGGAGCAGAGAACAAGGTAGTGCTATCCCCAAAACAAAAGCTTGTCGAATTCAATGTAACAATTAAAGCAGATGATCAAGCAGAAGAACTCATTTTTTCTTTCGATGGTGTACCGCTAAGATACAACTTTAAGCGTGGTGGTTTTATTCCTGAAAATGGTAAGCCTCATGGACGTTCAGGTTTTTCCCTTGACGGGACTCCCCGAAACTTTGAACTGCGCGTCTACATCGACGAAGCTTCAGTTGAAATCTTCGCCGAAGAAGGCAGCGCTTATTTTATATTGCCACGGTCGGCTGAAACAGTAGGAGAGCCCGTAAAAGAGATTTCCATGACTGTCAATGGCGGCAGCGCCACTATTAAGTCCATGACGGTGCACAAACTCAAGTCGATCTGGAAGAAATCAAATCAAAAGGAAGTAGATAGAAGTGAATAG
- a CDS encoding ATP-binding protein — MIRNITQELLKWSNNTRRKPLLLQGARQVGKTYILKDFGESLSSSYFYLNFEDKQLHSIFLDGAYDTEKILFRIEAYFNKAINRVDDLIIFDEIQDCPQAISSLKYFCEKHPEMRIACAGSHIGIERGEYPFPVGKVNFLTLYPMTFDEFLREANAYLYKAIHDSVTLHVIDDSIHNLLWDQYKKYTIVGGMPEAVVEYLSEKQDLYKALSRARAVHSDLLKAYTMDFAKYSGKINAQKITLVFKNIAKQLQKVHDDSTQRYYFKDVLPGQSKFIQLQGPIEWLVTSGLARKIHIASKPELPLSAYSKDNLFKLFFFDIGLLVTQLNLGMNAVIDQQIGSYKGFIAEVFVAQQLHSSYGDELFSWQNNRSEIEFLIENQNKVIPVEVKSGKRTQAKSLATYKKKYQPELAIKLSANNLRYENGHINAPIYLAGLLNSLVID, encoded by the coding sequence ATGATAAGAAATATAACACAAGAATTACTTAAGTGGTCAAATAACACAAGAAGAAAGCCATTATTGCTACAAGGAGCACGGCAAGTTGGGAAAACATACATTCTAAAGGACTTTGGGGAGAGCTTATCATCCAGCTATTTTTATTTAAATTTTGAGGATAAACAGCTACACTCAATTTTCCTAGATGGTGCGTACGATACAGAGAAGATCCTCTTCCGTATAGAAGCTTATTTTAACAAGGCAATAAATCGTGTTGATGACTTGATAATTTTTGATGAGATTCAAGACTGCCCGCAAGCGATATCATCATTAAAGTATTTCTGTGAAAAGCACCCGGAAATGAGAATTGCCTGTGCAGGTTCACACATCGGCATTGAACGGGGTGAATACCCATTCCCAGTAGGAAAAGTTAACTTTCTCACACTGTATCCAATGACTTTTGATGAATTTTTAAGAGAAGCGAATGCATATCTTTATAAAGCGATACACGATAGCGTTACACTTCATGTAATAGATGATAGTATTCACAACCTGCTTTGGGATCAATACAAAAAATATACTATTGTTGGAGGTATGCCTGAAGCGGTTGTAGAATACCTTTCAGAAAAACAAGATCTCTATAAGGCCCTTTCAAGAGCGAGGGCAGTGCATTCAGACTTACTAAAGGCTTATACAATGGACTTTGCTAAGTATTCCGGTAAAATAAATGCTCAAAAGATCACCCTTGTATTTAAAAATATTGCAAAACAACTCCAGAAAGTTCACGACGACTCAACACAGCGATACTATTTCAAAGATGTGTTACCTGGTCAATCTAAGTTCATACAACTTCAAGGACCTATTGAGTGGTTGGTCACTTCTGGACTTGCAAGAAAAATACATATTGCATCGAAGCCTGAGTTACCTCTATCTGCTTATTCAAAAGATAATTTATTTAAGTTGTTCTTCTTTGATATTGGATTGCTAGTAACACAACTGAATTTAGGGATGAATGCTGTTATAGACCAGCAAATCGGAAGCTATAAAGGCTTTATTGCTGAGGTCTTCGTTGCACAACAACTCCACAGTTCATATGGGGACGAATTATTTTCATGGCAGAATAACCGAAGCGAAATAGAATTTCTGATTGAGAACCAAAACAAAGTAATTCCGGTAGAGGTTAAATCAGGGAAGAGAACTCAAGCAAAAAGCTTGGCAACATACAAAAAAAAGTACCAACCAGAATTAGCAATAAAACTCAGTGCGAACAATTTACGGTATGAAAACGGCCATATTAACGCACCAATATACTTGGCCGGGCTCCTCAATTCTCTCGTAATTGATTAA
- a CDS encoding arylsulfatase produces the protein MKNFFTIIVIGVLSIIATTKTWAQDKPNVIVILTDDQGYGDISAHGNPVLKTPVMDQLRSESARFSDFHVAPKCTPTRGSLMTGMDAMRNGATRVCQGRSIVRRDIKMMPQYFAESGYATGMFGKWHLGDAYPHRPRFRGFQEVLSFRAWGITSLADYWQNSYFNPMLMLNGVDTKYKGYVTDIFFDEAMKWMKKCKDSNKPFFVYLPTNTPHVPDISPDKFSAPYKGNFKGKKMPDQFYGMIANIDENLGRLEAFLKKSGLRDNTILIYLSDNGTQNKAAYEIFNAGMKDKKGSLYEGGHRVPLFVRWIDGELQHGKEISELTIVQDLLPTLVDLCGLKGDVSKLDGTSLAKLLKGDETRLADRITVTQFGEKCQKWNQTVIMKDKWRLMNNKLYDVSKDPHQDKNVYSQFPEIAQQLTAHYDSWYERTKPLWDKERYAIVGTDYQNPLTLYASDWIGGYCDNSGGLFVAKAKGYWDLIVDRDGEYEIELRRWPEESQKTFIEAQGPKGWEKKSARPITQAQLKLADFNKTIATKPEDTVAKFTLKLKAGKTKLTANLLDKDGEILCGAMYVKITRK, from the coding sequence ATGAAGAATTTTTTTACAATTATCGTTATAGGAGTACTCTCCATAATAGCTACAACAAAGACATGGGCTCAAGACAAGCCGAATGTTATTGTTATTCTAACCGATGATCAGGGCTATGGTGACATATCAGCCCATGGCAATCCGGTTCTTAAAACACCGGTCATGGATCAGTTGAGAAGCGAATCGGCTCGTTTTAGCGATTTCCACGTAGCTCCTAAGTGCACGCCGACCCGTGGATCGCTTATGACAGGGATGGATGCCATGCGCAATGGCGCCACCCGTGTGTGTCAGGGGCGTTCGATTGTTCGCCGCGATATTAAGATGATGCCACAGTATTTTGCAGAATCTGGGTATGCCACCGGCATGTTCGGTAAGTGGCACCTTGGCGATGCCTACCCGCACCGACCACGCTTTAGGGGTTTTCAAGAAGTGCTCTCTTTTCGTGCCTGGGGAATAACATCTCTGGCGGACTATTGGCAGAATAGCTACTTCAACCCGATGCTTATGCTCAATGGTGTTGACACTAAGTACAAGGGCTACGTAACCGATATATTCTTTGACGAAGCTATGAAATGGATGAAGAAATGCAAAGATAGTAATAAACCATTTTTTGTGTATCTCCCGACAAATACGCCACATGTTCCCGATATTTCACCAGACAAATTTTCAGCTCCTTACAAAGGAAACTTTAAAGGGAAGAAGATGCCGGATCAGTTTTACGGTATGATTGCCAATATTGACGAGAATCTCGGTCGTCTCGAAGCATTTCTCAAAAAGAGTGGATTGCGCGATAACACCATCCTTATTTATTTATCAGATAACGGAACGCAGAATAAAGCTGCGTACGAAATCTTTAATGCAGGGATGAAAGATAAGAAAGGTAGTTTATATGAAGGTGGGCATCGCGTACCATTATTTGTCCGCTGGATCGATGGTGAACTCCAGCATGGCAAGGAGATCTCAGAGCTTACCATTGTGCAGGATTTACTCCCCACTCTTGTTGATCTTTGTGGCCTTAAAGGTGATGTGTCAAAGTTGGACGGGACAAGCCTTGCAAAGCTCCTTAAAGGTGATGAGACAAGATTGGCAGACCGTATAACTGTTACCCAGTTTGGTGAAAAATGTCAAAAGTGGAATCAGACTGTGATTATGAAGGATAAATGGCGCCTGATGAATAATAAATTGTATGATGTCAGCAAAGATCCGCACCAGGATAAAAATGTATACAGTCAGTTTCCGGAAATAGCTCAACAACTTACGGCACATTACGATAGCTGGTATGAACGAACTAAGCCACTGTGGGATAAGGAACGTTACGCTATTGTCGGAACCGACTATCAAAATCCGCTTACGCTTTATGCCAGCGACTGGATTGGCGGATACTGTGATAATTCTGGTGGACTGTTTGTCGCAAAAGCAAAAGGTTATTGGGATCTGATTGTGGATCGCGATGGTGAATATGAAATAGAACTGCGTCGCTGGCCGGAAGAGTCGCAAAAAACATTTATAGAAGCGCAAGGACCCAAGGGCTGGGAGAAAAAATCTGCACGGCCAATTACTCAAGCACAATTAAAGCTTGCTGATTTTAATAAAACGATCGCCACAAAACCGGAAGATACAGTTGCTAAATTTACCCTTAAGCTAAAAGCTGGAAAAACTAAGTTGACTGCAAACTTATTAGATAAAGACGGTGAAATACTTTGCGGAGCCATGTACGTAAAAATCACGAGAAAATAA
- a CDS encoding sulfatase → MKEKLILSILLMVTAAVHAAQGTHETKKPNVIFILTDDQGSGDLGITGHPYLRTPNIDRLAKEGTRFTQFYTNATVCAPSRVAFMTGQFPVQHNVHHIYMNHKFNVKRGIPDYLDRDAFTVGDLMKQAGYDTAHIGKWHLEGRDLKSPPSHYGFDEWLVTHDASASPSYIKRFNSTEHNVTMASHWIVDDVIEYLEKQKKSDKPFYLNLWTLVPHGLLNPSKEELAEYKNLNANSEDFKSWMKEYGEDAENFTEQMKVYCAAMTSTDKAIGRLLDYLDESGLSENTIVFYTSDNGPEDYKVGDATNAGVGSSGISRGRKRSMYEGGVNVPAIVRWPNKVKANHVSDAIWSGADWLPTLAKISGGKLPRTYKSDGEDVSDILFGKSKEHKKPLFWEWKYEVMGNKKYNPPQLAIRQGDWKFLCKPNGSAAELYNIKKDPAENNNLASKETSIANNMKTILLEWKKTIPTSAY, encoded by the coding sequence ATGAAAGAAAAACTAATACTATCAATACTTCTCATGGTCACAGCAGCTGTGCATGCAGCTCAAGGTACTCATGAGACAAAGAAGCCAAACGTAATTTTTATCCTTACTGATGACCAAGGCTCTGGTGATTTGGGCATTACCGGTCATCCGTATCTGCGAACACCAAATATTGACCGATTGGCAAAAGAAGGAACACGTTTTACGCAGTTCTATACTAACGCCACGGTCTGTGCTCCGAGCAGGGTTGCCTTTATGACGGGGCAATTCCCCGTTCAGCACAATGTACACCACATCTATATGAATCATAAATTTAATGTCAAACGCGGTATTCCAGACTATTTGGATCGCGATGCATTTACAGTAGGTGACCTTATGAAGCAAGCCGGTTACGATACCGCTCATATCGGCAAGTGGCACCTGGAGGGAAGAGATCTCAAAAGTCCTCCTTCGCATTACGGATTCGATGAATGGCTGGTCACCCATGATGCATCTGCCAGCCCTTCCTACATCAAACGTTTCAACTCAACAGAACACAATGTCACCATGGCAAGTCACTGGATTGTTGACGATGTTATTGAATATCTGGAAAAACAAAAAAAATCAGACAAGCCGTTCTACCTGAACCTATGGACCTTAGTGCCTCATGGTTTGTTGAATCCTTCGAAAGAGGAACTTGCTGAATATAAAAACCTGAACGCAAATTCTGAAGACTTTAAATCGTGGATGAAGGAGTATGGAGAAGACGCAGAAAACTTTACTGAACAGATGAAGGTTTATTGTGCAGCTATGACAAGTACCGATAAAGCCATCGGCAGACTGCTTGACTACCTTGACGAATCAGGTCTATCAGAAAATACCATCGTCTTTTATACTTCAGATAATGGCCCTGAAGACTACAAGGTCGGCGATGCCACAAATGCTGGGGTGGGTTCTTCTGGTATATCACGCGGAAGAAAAAGAAGCATGTACGAAGGCGGCGTAAATGTACCGGCAATTGTCCGCTGGCCAAACAAAGTTAAAGCCAACCATGTGTCAGACGCTATTTGGAGCGGAGCTGACTGGTTGCCAACCCTAGCCAAGATTTCAGGCGGCAAGCTGCCACGCACTTATAAGTCCGATGGAGAAGATGTTAGCGATATTCTTTTTGGCAAAAGCAAGGAGCATAAGAAGCCATTATTTTGGGAATGGAAATATGAAGTGATGGGAAATAAAAAATATAATCCGCCACAATTGGCAATTCGCCAAGGCGATTGGAAGTTCCTGTGCAAGCCTAATGGCAGTGCTGCTGAACTATACAATATCAAAAAAGACCCTGCAGAAAATAATAATTTAGCTTCCAAAGAAACAAGTATTGCCAACAATATGAAAACAATATTGCTTGAGTGGAAAAAGACTATTCCGACATCGGCATACTAA
- a CDS encoding sulfatase-like hydrolase/transferase: MNRSIFTFIYLVVMCCVGSFAADQTSAKKSKKARPNILIIFTDDQGYADLGCFGNKKNKTPRMDKLATEGTKFTSFYAQAVCGPSRSALLTGRYPKRSKGWSMPATEVTFAEIMKDAGYQTACVGKWDVSNRKAIIDRMPNAQGFDYYWGPLGANDGGRCIFHLNNEPDGETRDMGSLIRRYTDKTIDYLKNKRDPNKPFIFYLAHTMMHTIIDASPKFKGKSAGGLYGDVVEEFDYETGRLLDTLDELGLRENTIVIYTSDNGPWNQPEYYEKKKGHPKESIFWGESGPLRNGKGSPYEGGYRLPCIVRWPGKVPADRSSDAIFATIDFLPTFAKFSGASVPTDRTIDGIDQTELLLGKSEKGRDDFYFDGAGVRKGKWKFLDAEMKSSTYAEETGSAKTDRLFNLETDLGEKNNLAKQYPEVLSELKKLYQKIKKSK; encoded by the coding sequence GTGAATAGATCAATTTTTACATTTATTTACTTAGTGGTGATGTGCTGCGTAGGAAGCTTCGCAGCAGACCAAACATCAGCAAAAAAATCTAAAAAAGCTAGGCCAAACATTCTGATTATCTTTACCGATGATCAAGGTTATGCCGATCTCGGCTGTTTTGGTAATAAAAAAAACAAGACTCCTAGAATGGATAAACTGGCTACAGAAGGCACTAAATTCACCAGCTTTTATGCCCAGGCAGTATGTGGGCCATCACGTTCGGCATTGCTAACTGGTCGTTACCCGAAACGCAGTAAAGGATGGAGCATGCCGGCAACTGAGGTGACTTTTGCAGAAATAATGAAAGATGCCGGGTACCAAACGGCCTGTGTGGGAAAATGGGACGTATCAAACCGTAAGGCCATTATTGACCGTATGCCCAATGCCCAGGGTTTCGATTATTATTGGGGGCCATTGGGAGCAAATGACGGAGGCAGATGTATTTTTCACCTGAATAATGAGCCAGATGGAGAGACGAGAGATATGGGAAGTCTGATTCGTAGGTATACGGACAAAACCATAGATTATCTAAAAAATAAGCGCGACCCAAATAAGCCCTTTATCTTTTATTTGGCACACACCATGATGCATACCATTATCGATGCATCTCCGAAATTTAAAGGCAAATCGGCCGGTGGCCTCTACGGTGATGTTGTCGAAGAATTTGACTACGAAACAGGACGGCTTTTAGATACGCTTGATGAATTGGGACTGCGCGAGAACACAATAGTTATCTACACATCGGATAATGGTCCGTGGAATCAGCCTGAGTATTATGAAAAGAAAAAAGGTCACCCGAAAGAATCTATTTTCTGGGGTGAATCCGGACCTCTGAGAAACGGCAAAGGTTCACCATATGAAGGTGGCTATCGCTTGCCCTGCATCGTGCGCTGGCCTGGCAAGGTTCCCGCAGACCGAAGTTCCGATGCGATTTTTGCTACTATTGATTTCCTGCCGACCTTTGCCAAATTTTCAGGAGCAAGCGTGCCAACAGACCGCACAATAGATGGTATAGATCAGACAGAACTTCTTTTGGGTAAAAGTGAAAAAGGACGCGATGACTTTTATTTTGATGGTGCGGGTGTTCGTAAAGGGAAATGGAAGTTTCTTGACGCTGAAATGAAGTCCTCGACTTATGCAGAGGAAACAGGCTCGGCAAAAACCGACAGGCTATTCAATTTAGAAACAGATCTTGGTGAGAAGAATAATCTCGCAAAACAATACCCGGAAGTACTTTCTGAACTTAAAAAACTATATCAAAAAATCAAAAAGTCGAAGTAG
- a CDS encoding prepilin-type N-terminal cleavage/methylation domain-containing protein produces the protein MVTASHNFSSPLKEKQTFTLLELLVVISIIAILASLLIPVLSKAREASRFTVCKSNQKQIGMAYILYTTDNNGFYPGMFELHGPIGWDDALAPYLGLDYTIATGPTSESAVLACPSDDVPRGNNSFKRSYNASLYSSTASHLFNGLMGYPSDGTYESVKSTDVTSPASVVVSGETWANMNRQGAGYDNHSKLILPYYQLLINNTNDIIRGFFLCHDGKGLANFSFVDGHVEGMNGKKLFQGQESPGTTLSAGTMFDHQR, from the coding sequence ATGGTTACAGCAAGTCACAATTTTAGTTCACCTTTAAAAGAAAAACAAACTTTCACTCTGCTAGAACTACTCGTGGTAATTAGCATTATAGCAATCCTTGCTTCATTACTTATACCTGTACTCTCCAAGGCTCGTGAGGCCTCCAGGTTTACTGTTTGCAAAAGCAATCAAAAACAAATCGGTATGGCTTATATATTATATACTACAGATAATAATGGCTTCTACCCAGGGATGTTTGAGCTCCATGGTCCTATAGGCTGGGATGATGCACTAGCTCCCTATCTCGGATTAGACTATACGATAGCGACAGGCCCCACCTCTGAATCAGCGGTATTAGCGTGCCCTTCAGATGATGTTCCCCGAGGAAATAACAGCTTTAAAAGAAGTTATAATGCCAGCCTATATTCCAGCACAGCCAGTCATCTATTTAATGGTTTAATGGGATATCCGAGTGATGGCACATACGAGTCTGTAAAATCCACGGATGTCACCAGTCCGGCTTCTGTTGTTGTCAGCGGCGAAACCTGGGCCAACATGAACCGACAGGGAGCTGGCTATGACAATCACTCTAAGCTCATACTCCCTTATTATCAGCTTCTAATCAATAACACAAATGATATAATTCGAGGTTTTTTTCTTTGTCATGATGGCAAGGGCTTGGCCAATTTTTCCTTTGTTGATGGCCACGTTGAAGGCATGAATGGCAAAAAGCTTTTTCAAGGCCAGGAAAGCCCAGGTACAACTCTTAGCGCTGGCACAATGTTTGATCATCAAAGATAA
- a CDS encoding sulfatase-like hydrolase/transferase — MRKILLLATFIIAGAGAVNAAQRPNIIWMFSDDHTRQAIGAYEGILAKLSPTPNLDRLAKEGMRFDRCYVENSICAPSRAALLTGKFSHKHGKKDNIGRFDHNQQTFPKILQKAGYQTAIVGKTHLDGKIQGFDHWETLPGQGSYYQPSFVTKKGMIHEKGYVADVITRKSIDWLNNSRDPEKPFMLMIHHKGTHRTWMPALRHISAFNDIEVPYPANFWDDYGTRGTAARVQEMTVKSKMNMRDDLKLRLQSTAKSKAI; from the coding sequence ATGAGAAAGATTCTATTACTGGCCACATTCATTATAGCAGGCGCAGGAGCTGTGAATGCCGCGCAAAGGCCCAACATCATCTGGATGTTTTCTGACGACCATACACGTCAGGCCATCGGGGCATACGAAGGTATTTTAGCGAAACTCAGTCCTACCCCAAATCTTGACCGCCTTGCAAAAGAAGGCATGAGGTTTGATCGTTGCTATGTAGAAAACTCCATATGTGCGCCAAGTCGTGCGGCTTTGCTGACGGGAAAATTCAGCCATAAGCACGGTAAGAAAGATAACATCGGCCGTTTTGATCACAATCAACAGACATTCCCCAAAATACTTCAAAAAGCTGGTTATCAGACCGCAATCGTCGGCAAGACCCATCTAGACGGGAAAATCCAGGGTTTTGATCATTGGGAAACCCTGCCTGGTCAAGGAAGCTACTACCAGCCGTCATTTGTAACTAAAAAGGGAATGATCCACGAAAAGGGCTATGTTGCAGATGTGATTACCCGCAAGTCCATTGACTGGTTGAATAACAGCCGCGACCCAGAAAAACCGTTTATGCTGATGATTCATCACAAAGGTACACACCGTACTTGGATGCCGGCTTTGCGCCATATTTCAGCCTTCAATGATATTGAGGTTCCATACCCTGCAAACTTTTGGGATGATTACGGTACTCGTGGAACTGCAGCTCGCGTTCAAGAAATGACTGTTAAAAGCAAAATGAACATGAGAGATGACCTTAAGTTAAGACTGCAGAGTACCGCAAAGAGCAAAGCGATCTAG
- a CDS encoding arylsulfatase, whose product MKIFFTIIVIGVLSIIATTKTWAQDKPNVIVILTDDQGYGDISAHGNPVLKTPEMDKLYSQSVRFTDFHVASKCTPTRGQLMTGIDAMRNGATRVCQGLSLVRNEHKMMPKYFADSGYATGMFGKWHLGDSYPHPPRFRGFQEVLSFRAWGITSLADYWGNRYFDPTLMHNGVDKKYKGFCTDIFFDEAMNWMKSCQDEKKPFFVYIPTNTPHAPDDSPKKFQAPYKGKYKGIPMHTGYYSQVANIDENIGRLEAFLKESGLRDNSILLFLSDNGTRSSSAMKIFNAGMNNKKGSNQEGGHRVHLFVRWVDGKLQHGTDISELTIVQDLLPTLADLCGLKGDVSKLDGVSIAGLLKGSKKKLEERICVSQFGEKCEKWDNTVVMKDKWRLYRYRNSLALFDVSEDPHQDKNVSKQFPEITKQLSGHYDKWYADAYSEWNKTRYLIIGTDYQNPVTLYASDWVGEYCDTRHDLINKKAKGFWNLIVDRDAEYEIELRRWPEESGKTMIEGYRANKKLGALPIGKAQLLIAGHDKTIDVKSQDTVAKFSANLKKGTTKLTANFLDKSGELIACATYVKVTRK is encoded by the coding sequence ATGAAGATTTTTTTTACAATTATCGTTATAGGAGTACTCTCCATAATAGCGACAACAAAGACATGGGCTCAAGACAAGCCGAATGTTATTGTTATTCTAACCGATGATCAGGGATATGGTGATATTTCAGCACACGGTAATCCGGTTCTCAAAACGCCGGAAATGGATAAGCTGTACAGTCAATCAGTCCGCTTTACCGATTTCCATGTGGCATCGAAGTGTACGCCAACGCGAGGCCAACTGATGACTGGGATTGATGCTATGCGTAACGGTGCGACTCGTGTCTGTCAGGGGCTTTCTTTGGTTCGAAATGAGCATAAAATGATGCCAAAATACTTTGCTGATTCCGGATATGCAACAGGCATGTTTGGGAAATGGCATTTGGGTGACTCTTACCCTCATCCTCCACGATTCAGGGGTTTTCAAGAAGTGCTCTCTTTTCGTGCCTGGGGCATCACATCACTTGCCGATTATTGGGGAAACCGTTATTTCGATCCGACTCTGATGCACAACGGCGTCGATAAAAAATACAAAGGCTTTTGCACAGATATTTTCTTTGACGAAGCCATGAACTGGATGAAATCATGCCAGGATGAAAAGAAACCTTTCTTTGTCTATATTCCGACAAATACTCCACATGCTCCGGATGATTCGCCTAAGAAATTTCAAGCACCCTATAAAGGAAAATATAAGGGTATACCAATGCATACGGGGTACTATAGTCAGGTTGCCAATATTGATGAAAATATTGGCCGACTTGAAGCATTTCTTAAAGAATCCGGACTTCGTGACAACAGCATCCTGCTCTTTCTTTCCGACAACGGAACTCGTAGTTCTAGTGCTATGAAAATCTTCAATGCAGGCATGAATAATAAGAAAGGCTCCAATCAGGAAGGTGGGCACCGCGTGCACCTCTTTGTCCGCTGGGTTGATGGTAAACTACAGCATGGTACTGATATTTCAGAGCTGACTATAGTTCAGGACTTGCTGCCGACTCTGGCTGACCTCTGCGGCCTGAAGGGCGATGTTTCCAAACTTGACGGAGTCAGTATCGCTGGCTTACTAAAAGGCAGTAAGAAAAAATTAGAAGAACGCATTTGCGTAAGTCAATTTGGTGAGAAATGTGAGAAGTGGGATAATACCGTAGTTATGAAGGATAAGTGGCGTCTTTATAGATACCGCAATTCTCTGGCCCTTTTCGATGTTAGTGAAGACCCTCATCAGGACAAAAATGTAAGTAAACAGTTTCCCGAAATCACGAAACAACTTTCAGGTCACTATGACAAGTGGTATGCTGACGCTTACTCTGAGTGGAATAAGACGCGCTACTTAATTATCGGAACAGATTACCAGAACCCGGTAACACTTTATGCCAGCGATTGGGTCGGTGAATACTGTGATACTCGTCACGATCTCATTAACAAAAAGGCAAAAGGGTTCTGGAATCTTATCGTTGATCGCGATGCGGAGTACGAAATTGAACTGCGCCGTTGGCCGGAAGAGTCGGGAAAGACGATGATTGAAGGCTATAGAGCTAATAAAAAACTTGGTGCCTTGCCAATTGGCAAAGCACAGTTGCTAATTGCAGGCCATGACAAGACGATCGATGTGAAATCGCAAGATACAGTGGCGAAATTCAGCGCCAACCTGAAAAAAGGAACGACCAAACTAACGGCAAACTTTCTAGATAAAAGTGGTGAGCTTATCGCTTGTGCTACTTATGTGAAAGTGACGCGAAAATAG